In the Mycolicibacter sp. MU0102 genome, one interval contains:
- a CDS encoding TetR/AcrR family transcriptional regulator: MPAQARSRPQQQRAREMRSRLLDTARQLIARRGVETLTTQSIADTAHVSIGTVYRYFPDRAAIIAELVDAATRDISFQLVRTVGQAIDLEVDEAALLVVDTLTTVYEQHAPILLAALTSSSFDLPPYLNHTAMDEIERSLLPLGSVIPSRSRPDLSPAELDDLVFVTMGVTSSACLRIALQRPATADREAMVRLTATMLAAALKAPDAS; the protein is encoded by the coding sequence ATGCCCGCGCAGGCACGGTCGCGGCCGCAGCAGCAGCGAGCCCGGGAGATGCGCAGCCGCCTGCTCGACACCGCCCGCCAGTTGATCGCGCGACGCGGTGTGGAGACGCTGACCACGCAGAGCATCGCCGACACCGCCCACGTCAGTATCGGCACTGTCTATCGCTATTTTCCGGATCGCGCGGCCATCATCGCCGAGTTGGTGGATGCCGCGACCCGCGACATCTCGTTCCAGCTGGTCCGTACGGTCGGCCAGGCGATCGACCTCGAGGTCGACGAGGCGGCATTGCTCGTCGTCGACACCCTGACGACGGTCTATGAGCAGCACGCCCCGATTCTGCTAGCGGCGCTGACATCCTCATCTTTCGATCTGCCGCCCTACCTCAACCACACCGCGATGGACGAGATCGAGCGCAGCCTGCTGCCGTTGGGCAGCGTGATCCCGAGCCGATCCCGCCCCGACCTGTCACCCGCGGAGTTGGACGATCTGGTGTTCGTGACTATGGGCGTGACGTCGAGCGCCTGCCTACGAATCGCGTTGCAGCGGCCCGCGACCGCGGATCGTGAGGCGATGGTCCGGTTGACGGCGACCATGCTGGCCGCGGCGCTCAAGGCCCCGGACGCTTCCTGA
- a CDS encoding SDR family oxidoreductase has translation MVVSGASRGIGLAIGLGAARLGANVVLLAKTAEPHPRLPGTVHTAAAEIEEAGGKALAVVGDVRSEEDVQRAVDAAVDRFGGIDICVNNASSIATDPSEQLSAKKFDLMQDINVRGTFLLTKACLPYLRKSAAPHVLTIAPPINMNPYWLGVHPSYTLSKYGMTLLTLGWAAEYADAGIASNCLWPETYIATSAVANSPDGGELLEKARSPQIMADAAVEILRRPAAEASGQCYIDADVLAEAGVTDFSSYGGGPEPLMDFFVDRPLGAGVDAR, from the coding sequence ATGGTGGTGTCCGGCGCGAGCCGCGGTATCGGTCTCGCGATCGGACTGGGCGCGGCGCGGCTGGGCGCCAACGTGGTGCTGTTGGCCAAGACTGCCGAGCCGCATCCGCGACTGCCCGGCACCGTGCACACCGCGGCCGCCGAGATCGAGGAAGCCGGCGGTAAGGCTCTGGCGGTCGTGGGCGACGTGCGCAGCGAGGAAGACGTGCAACGCGCCGTTGACGCCGCGGTCGACAGATTCGGCGGCATCGACATCTGCGTCAACAATGCCAGCTCTATCGCGACCGATCCGTCAGAGCAGTTGTCCGCCAAGAAGTTTGATCTCATGCAGGACATCAACGTGCGCGGGACGTTCCTGCTGACCAAGGCGTGCCTGCCGTACCTACGCAAGTCCGCGGCGCCGCACGTGCTGACGATCGCTCCCCCGATCAACATGAACCCGTACTGGTTGGGCGTGCACCCGTCCTACACGCTGTCCAAGTACGGAATGACGCTGTTGACGCTGGGCTGGGCAGCTGAATACGCCGACGCCGGAATCGCGAGCAACTGCCTGTGGCCCGAGACCTACATCGCGACCTCGGCGGTGGCCAACTCCCCCGACGGCGGCGAGTTACTGGAGAAGGCGCGCAGCCCGCAGATCATGGCCGATGCCGCCGTGGAGATTCTGCGGCGTCCGGCCGCCGAGGCCAGCGGCCAGTGCTACATCGACGCCGACGTGTTGGCCGAGGCCGGCGTGACGGACTTCTCCAGCTACGGCGGTGGCCCGGAGCCGCTGATGGACTTCTTCGTCGACCGGCCGCTGGGCGCCGGGGTCGACGCGCGCTAA